CTACCGTATCCACCcgctagctacgctagtgcttcAGATCCTCGGTTTGTCTtatcttttcacttttcattttatcttgTCTTTCCTTCTGTCCTTATTCCCTTCTATCTCATCTTTCTACCCTTTTCCTGATCCCTCGTATtgtacttttgttatttttcacgTAACGTCCCACATTTTGAAATACTTgcaatttgtttttgtcttttttttttactgcttatGTTTGCTTCGCTTGGTATGTCTCCCAAATCAAAcaatttaatatacaaaatatacttcaaattATTACACATACTGTATGTTACTCgtttaaattaaatcaaaaatacGCAAAAGTATATCatactgcttttagttttttcGAAGTGTGATGAATTTTAAAGTTgttaaatgagaaaatattaaatttttgtctGATAACGATGTTGAACGAGTAAATTTTAATACATTAATCAAAAATAGTTAAGAGAAACCCGGCTTTTCAAATATATGATCTGCTTGCACTTGTTAacattttccctttattttcatCTGAGTGTACAATTTCAAATCCACGAGAAGTAAAAGTgagcaaaaatttcaaatttctttagtACTGCATCATGTCAAGGGAATGCAGGACCTCCGTAGATTGCAGAGGTGCAATCCAGCGAACAGATTAATGATAAAACTCTTCCAGCATGTCTAGAAGTTCCATCGAAATTTTGCATATCACTAAAGCAATTTGTGACAGGATAGACATTCAGCTTTCCCAAAGGATGCAAAGGAATGCACATGCTGCCTAGACTAGTTCAAGGATGCCCCATGGCTTTATTGTGATATTCAGCCTAATGCTGTTATCTGCCGGCTTTCAACTGGTGGGATCACCCACCCTATTTTAGTGATTTGGCCCCGTCTGTTtcccaatataaaaaaaaaagcacttggcTAAGGACCAATATTGCAGTGATGATGTCTTATCTGCTGTTGAAGacattttgaccaacaggatagCTTCTTCCCCGATGCGATCCAAGCAATGCAACaccggtgaaaaaaaaaagttgtatggAGGATCTTTTGTGTTtagctttcacttttcaatgcttTCAATTtcgttccaattgatttcaaatctggtgtgttgatgtagttttgcatgctaaTTATGGAAACGAAAGtcattttaaagtttgcaaattttgggtaattatAGCCAATCGATAGAGACATTCTCTTTTTCTCCGTGAATGTCCACAGCGAACAGTTTCGGTGTGCTTCTTAAAATGCGATAGGGTCCAGTGTAGGGAGGTGTGAGCGGTTCCTTGACGGCATCATTTCTTACAAACACGTGAGTCCAGATACAAATATCCGGAGGTACTGCAGAAGAAATAGACTGGTCACGAGGAAGCGTCGGTGGCAGGTCAGCAAAGAATGATCTGAGTCGCGTGACGTAAGACGTGGGGTCTGCATTCGGTAAGTCGACGGGCGCCGATATTTGTCCAGGAAGTGCTAGGGTGGTGTCATACAGGAGCTCAGCGGAGGAGTAGCTTAAATCCTCCTTGACAGCTGAGCGGCACCCTAGCAGAACAATGGGGAGAGACTCGGACCAACGATGAGGGTCAGGAGCCGTGCAAATAGCGGCTTTGAGCTGTCGGTAGAAACTTTCCACCATTCCGTTCGCGGCGGGATGGTAACTTGTGGTGTGGATATGCTGAACTCCAAGCAATCTCAAAAGCTCACGGAACAGACAAGCTTCAAATTGGCGTCCACGATCAGTAGTAATTTTAGAGGGTACTCCGAAGCGAGGTATCCACCCAGAGATGAGTGCTCTGGTGACTGTTTCTGTGGAAATGTCCACGAGAGGGATGACTTCAGGCCATCCGGGAAGTAGTCGATGCAGGTCAATACATAAGTAAATCCGCAACTGACCGGCCAAGGACCAACCAGGTCGCTGTGTATGTGACGAAACCTGGTGTCCGGTGGCTGGATGTGTCCAAGAGGTGCTCTCATGAGACGATGTCTTGGAACACTGACATGGTATGTAGGCACGTGATCAAGCAGTAATAGACCGACGCATATTCGGCCAGAAAAAGCAGGCCAAGATAAGCTTTACTGTAGCCACAATGCCAGGGTGTGACAGTGAGTGCAGTGCTTCAAAAAACAGTACGACGGTGACATTCAGAAATGAGGGGTCGTGGTAACCCGGTAGAAACATCGCAGAGAATAGTTCCTTCGGAAAAAGGCAGAGGCAGGTGTTCAGACTTGCAGCAGGAAAACTGTGGTGAAGAGACGTCCAGAGAGTCCAAGGAGGGTTGGTCAGTAGCCACAGCAACCAAATCAATCGAAGCAGGAGACAACAATGCACCGATAGGCAGGCGAGATAAGGCGTCGGCGGAGATGTTGTCAGTGCCAGCGATGTGGCGCACGTCACTAGTGAACTGTGATATGTAGTCCAAATGCCTTGTTTCTCTGAGCGAGTACCGGTCCATTTTGGCAAAGAGATCGAACGTTAGCGGTTTGTGGTCGGTTAAAATCGTAAAATCTCTACCTTCGAGAAGATAAGAGAAATGTTTCACCGCCAGGTAAATTGCTAAGAGTTCTTTACCAAACACACTGTATCTCTATTCAGCATTTTTCAGTTGGCGAGAGAAGAAAGCTAATGGCTGGCTTCGGCTGTTGACAGATTGCTCTAAAACTGCGGCAACAGCTGATGATGACGCATCAACAGTAAGTGATGATTTTGTATCCGCAACAGGATGAGCGAGGAAGGATGCTTGAGTAAGGTCAGCTTTGACAGATTCAAAAGCTTGAATGGTTGTAATAGACAGCGTTATCTGGGAgtcttcttcccccccccccccattgatCTTTCAAGAGCTGGTCAAGCGGAGCGACTTCTCCGCACAGTTAGGAATGATGCGacgataataattaattaaaccaaTAAAATTTCTGAGCTAGTTTAAGGAAACAGGAGGAGACAGGCGTTTGATGGCTTCCACTTCAAAGGGAAGCGGACGAATACCGTCGGCATCAATGAGATGCCCCAAGAATTCCAAGCTGGTAGAACCGAATACACACTTAGCCGGATTGATCTTCACATCATAGGAACGTAGGCGCTTGAACAGCTGGGTTAAGTGTTGGAGGTGCTAGCATGCAGGAACAATGAGAAAGCAACTAAAATACTAGAATGtggtatatgtctgtatacacaagCTGAATGATATATGAAAATGGTTTGATCTGTGGAGGCCATGATGTTCTGTGCATTGCCTCCTGTCTGCTAGCTGGCATGCCGTGAGAGAGAACTTGGTTTATAACTTTACAGTCCGACGTCTTGGCGAGAAAAGAGGATGAGCTGAGTTTCTGAACCTTAATGTTGCGTAATGCCCTCTATTGTTTAACTCATTAGGCAGTCACCGTCAGGGGC
This region of Octopus bimaculoides isolate UCB-OBI-ISO-001 chromosome 6, ASM119413v2, whole genome shotgun sequence genomic DNA includes:
- the LOC106881613 gene encoding uncharacterized protein LOC106881613, with the protein product MVESFYRQLKAAICTAPDPHRWSESLPIVLLGCRSAVKEDLSYSSAELLYDTTLALPGQISAPVDLPNADPTSYVTRLRSFFADLPPTLPRDQSISSAVPPDICIWTHVFVRNDAVKEPLTPPYTGPYRILRSTPKLFAVDIHGEKENVSIDWL